CTGCGGCGGGGTCCATCGTGAGGTCCTCGCGGAGGCCGACGGGTCGGGGAATCCCGCCCGCGATGTGGGTGAGCGCGTCGTAGGAGACGAATCCGGGATCGGGGTAAATGACTTCCTGGCCCTGGTCTACGTGCGCCTGGAAGGCGAGGTGGAGCGCCTCGCTGCCGCCAGCCGTGGCGATGACGTTCTCCGGGTCCACGGTGACGCCGTTGTCGCGTTCGTGCTTGACGGAAATAGCCTGACGGAGCGGGAGAATTCCCTTGTTCGGCGTGTAGGCGTCAACGGCCCCGTCTGCGATGGCCTGCTGGGCCGCTTCGCGAACGTGTGCTGGCGTGGGAAAATCCGGTTGCCCTATGCCGAGATTGATGGCGTCGGGGCCGGCCGCCTCGAACACCTTCCTGATACCGCTAATCGAGACCCGTTCGACTCGTCGCGCAAATTCAGTCATACGAAAACTCAGGTACGGGAGAGAATAACTCTGATGAGTGGTGTGTTGACACAGGCCTCGCGGCCTTCTTTTACGAATCTCGCGTTGCGATCAGTTCTCGAACTCTTCGCGAAGTTCATCGATGCGCAATTCCAGCACTGACAGCGCGGCGTCCGCGTCGGTGTAGCCACGTTCGTACTCGTTGTAGACGCTCTTCGATTTCCGCAAGAATTCGGAGACTGCGTCTTCTAAATCGCTCATAGAAATCCCTAGGACACGGACGTATTTCAAACTGTCAGAATGAACGCGCGGGAGACGGATTCGAACCCCGCCATGACACCGTCACAGACGAACCCTACCTGAAAGCGGCGCGGTTGCGTCGCGGAAGTGATTGCAGTATCAAAGCAGGCCTTGCGGTTTGCGGTGCAGGGCGGTAGCGGTGCGGCGACCGCCAGTGTAGCATCCGAACGCGCCGGTGGCGCGTTCGGCCTTTTTCATGAACGTTTTTGCAAGCGGGGTCGCTTCGCGACCCCGCAGCAAAAAGGTTCATTGGAACATCCGAAGCGGCTTCGCCTGCGTACTTTCCTCGTCTGCGTCCTGCATGCGCTGGGCGAGTTGTTCTTTCGCCTCGCGGATTTCTTCGGCGCGGTCGACGAGGTCGTCGGTGTTCACGTCGATGTCGGCGATGGGTCCGATGCCATGCATGAGCAGAATGCGGGCAGCCTCCGGGTCGGGGAACTGCTTGTCGCTTTCGACGACGAGACCGACGCCGGTCAGGTCAAGTTCGATGGCGCGGTTGATGAGCGAGCCTGTCGGTCCGGTGATGACGCCGCCTTCAGTGGGGGACGCGATATCTGCGCGGTCGAGCAGCGAGGCCCCGTCACCGGTCGAGACGCCGTAGAGGGCGGGTTCGCCGTCGCCTTTCTCGGTCGGCAGGCCGGAGAGGAAGATGGGCGTCGCGCCGTGGTCTGCAATCCAGCCGGTGAGGCAACTCGAGAAATCGGCGGCCTGCGACGGCGAAACCGGAACGTCGCTCTGGAGGACGACGAGGTCGCGGTCTTCGTCCGCATAGAGGCGGACGGGCGCGCGGACGGTCGAGTTGCCCTCGCCGTAGACCGCGACGCGGGGAATGCCCTCGCAGTGGAGCGACCCGAAATGGCTCATCTCGAAGGTTTCGACGAGGTGGTCGGCCGCGATTTTTCCGACGAGACCGACGCCGGGGAGTCCTTCGACGAGTGTCGGCGCGTCGAATTCGAGCGACTCGTCGTGAATCTGGACGTGTGCCATATGCCCACATACTCGTGGAGATCGTATAAGCTTCCGGCCGGTGTGCGCGTTCGAAACCCACAAACGGTCGCCCGAAATAGAGACAGCAAATGGAGGCTCTGGAGCGGTACGAACCGCTGATGGACGACGTGACGGCCTACCGGGAGGCGTGCGCCCGCCCCCTGCCCTCCGTCGTCCGGGTGAACACGCTGAAAGCAACGGGAAAACAGGTTCGTGCGGCCCTCGACGAGGAGGGCGTCGGCTACGAACAACTCGAATGGAACGCAGACCTGTTCAAACTCGACACGCGCAGTCCGGGTACGACGTGGCCGTACTTCCACGGCTGGATTCACGGACAAGAAGAGGTGTCTGCGGTTCCTGCGCTCGCGCTCGACCCACAGCCGGGTGAGCGTGTCTTCGACACCTGCGCCGCACCGGGGAGCAAGACGACGCAGTTGGCAGCCCGGATGGACGACCGAGGCGTGCTCATCGCGAACGACAACAACCTCGGACGGCTCTCAGCACTTCGATTCAACGCGGAACGACTGGGCGCGACCTGTGTCGCGGTCACGAATCAGGACGCCCGCAACTTCTCGATGAAACCGTTCGACTCGCCAGACGAGGGTGGGTTCGACCACTTCGACCGCGTCCTCGTGGACGCGCCGTGTTCGTGTGAGGGGACGGTTCGGAAGAACCCGGACGTCGTGGACGAGTGGACGCTAAACCACGTCGAATCAATCGCCGGCATCCAGAAGGGCATCCTTCGGCGGGCGATGCAGGTGACGCGCCCCGGCGGGACGGTGGTCTACTCGACGTGTACCTTCGCCCCTG
This sequence is a window from Haladaptatus sp. QDMS2. Protein-coding genes within it:
- a CDS encoding RsmB/NOP family class I SAM-dependent RNA methyltransferase yields the protein MEALERYEPLMDDVTAYREACARPLPSVVRVNTLKATGKQVRAALDEEGVGYEQLEWNADLFKLDTRSPGTTWPYFHGWIHGQEEVSAVPALALDPQPGERVFDTCAAPGSKTTQLAARMDDRGVLIANDNNLGRLSALRFNAERLGATCVAVTNQDARNFSMKPFDSPDEGGFDHFDRVLVDAPCSCEGTVRKNPDVVDEWTLNHVESIAGIQKGILRRAMQVTRPGGTVVYSTCTFAPEENEAVLDHVLEHEPCRVVDFDLDLTHVPGVTEWRGETYDEQVTKAKRIYPQHNDTGGFFCAKLEVEG
- a CDS encoding proteasome assembly chaperone family protein is translated as MAHVQIHDESLEFDAPTLVEGLPGVGLVGKIAADHLVETFEMSHFGSLHCEGIPRVAVYGEGNSTVRAPVRLYADEDRDLVVLQSDVPVSPSQAADFSSCLTGWIADHGATPIFLSGLPTEKGDGEPALYGVSTGDGASLLDRADIASPTEGGVITGPTGSLINRAIELDLTGVGLVVESDKQFPDPEAARILLMHGIGPIADIDVNTDDLVDRAEEIREAKEQLAQRMQDADEESTQAKPLRMFQ